A stretch of Cucumis sativus cultivar 9930 chromosome 2, Cucumber_9930_V3, whole genome shotgun sequence DNA encodes these proteins:
- the LOC101218541 gene encoding uncharacterized protein LOC101218541 isoform X1, with the protein MERKVPMPRNDREIMAPSSQIKRRKIDHPPSRRSSSSAAVERHGVLASTKGSTFPVASGSEFRMLQDKSSAIAEAKQDGCTGNFKVLDSPFGNFLLPVIPSSTEFFE; encoded by the exons ATGGAACGGAAAGTTCCGATGCCGCGAAACGACCGGGAAATTATGGCGCCTTCGTCTCAGATCAAGCGGCGGAAAATCGATCATCCTCCGTCGCGCCG ATCTTCATCTTCAGCTGCTGTAGAGAGACATGGAGTTTTAGCATCAACTAAAGGCTCAACT TTCCCTGTTGCTAGTGGGAGTGAATTTCGGATGCTACAGGATAAGAGTTCTGCCATAGCAGAGGCCAAACAAGATGGTTGCACTGGTAATTTTAAGGTCCTTGATTCTCcatttggaaattttcttttacctgTTATTCCTTCTTCCACGGAATTCTTTGAATAG